Proteins encoded together in one Corynebacterium liangguodongii window:
- a CDS encoding excisionase family DNA-binding protein yields the protein MSAANVVDAMQEGKAITVAPIDQLMTTQETANFLGISRPTLVKLLEEGEIAFERTTGGRHRKVWLADAIGYQERKRIQRRTALRDLTSEAAALGLYDADSENYREALT from the coding sequence GTGTCGGCTGCCAATGTCGTCGACGCCATGCAGGAGGGCAAAGCGATCACCGTGGCGCCAATTGACCAACTGATGACGACCCAGGAGACAGCCAACTTCCTCGGAATAAGCCGACCCACCCTGGTGAAGCTCCTCGAGGAAGGGGAGATCGCCTTTGAGCGGACGACAGGGGGACGGCACCGAAAGGTTTGGCTCGCAGACGCGATTGGGTATCAGGAGCGCAAGCGGATTCAGCGCCGAACGGCGCTCCGGGATCTCACATCCGAGGCCGCTGCTCTAGGACTGTACGACGCTGACTCGGAGAACTACCGTGAAGCTCTTACATAG
- the miaA gene encoding tRNA (adenosine(37)-N6)-dimethylallyltransferase MiaA, translating to MRPIAVVGPTASGKSALGISLAQELGGEVVNVDSMQLYRGMDIGTAKLPPAERGGIPHHLLDIWPVTKTASVAEYQSLAVATVQDIMARGKVPVLVGGSMLYVQSLIDAFAFPPTDPAVRAKYEARLAEIGVDALHAELAQVDPAAAAVIEDKDPRRTVRALEVIELTGKPFAASQPPKDAPPRWGTRILGLRTDPDWLNPRIALRAQLMFAHGFIDEVRGLVGEGLVADSTAGRAIGYAQVLGLLAGEMDEAEALEKTITGTRRYVRRQRSWFNRDPRITWLDAADESVADAALDSLG from the coding sequence ATCCGCCCCATCGCCGTCGTCGGCCCCACCGCCTCCGGCAAGTCAGCCCTCGGCATCAGCCTCGCACAAGAGCTCGGCGGGGAAGTGGTCAACGTCGATTCCATGCAGCTCTACCGGGGAATGGACATCGGCACGGCGAAGCTCCCACCCGCCGAGCGCGGCGGCATTCCGCACCACCTGCTCGACATTTGGCCGGTGACCAAGACGGCCTCGGTGGCCGAGTACCAGTCCCTCGCGGTCGCCACGGTTCAAGACATCATGGCGCGCGGCAAGGTCCCCGTGCTCGTCGGCGGTTCCATGCTCTACGTGCAATCGCTTATCGACGCCTTCGCCTTCCCCCCGACCGACCCCGCCGTCCGCGCGAAGTACGAGGCCCGCCTTGCCGAGATCGGAGTCGACGCCCTGCACGCGGAGCTGGCACAGGTGGACCCGGCCGCCGCAGCGGTGATCGAGGACAAGGACCCGCGGCGCACTGTGCGCGCACTCGAGGTCATCGAGCTCACGGGCAAGCCCTTTGCCGCCTCCCAGCCGCCGAAGGACGCCCCGCCGCGCTGGGGCACCCGCATCCTGGGGCTGCGCACAGATCCGGACTGGCTCAATCCCCGCATCGCGCTGCGCGCGCAGCTGATGTTCGCCCACGGCTTCATCGACGAGGTGCGCGGGCTGGTCGGCGAGGGCCTGGTCGCAGACTCCACCGCGGGCCGTGCCATCGGGTATGCGCAGGTGCTGGGCCTGCTGGCCGGGGAGATGGACGAGGCCGAGGCGCTGGAGAAGACGATCACCGGGACGCGGCGCTACGTGCGACGGCAGCGCTCGTGGTTCAACCGCGACCCCCGCATCACCTGGCTGGACGCGGCTGACGAGTCCGTAGCCGATGCGGCGCTAGACTCGCTGGGGTGA
- a CDS encoding GNAT family N-acetyltransferase: MLSPLIAASDEAVAAYAFSATLAVQDITGLAASGVTASHVAKRLEGSAESSSYLFALAGRHAPRPLGPLGYPVLTQEDLYDVHAWVFVSLPLLEDTGVIEANVTLDAAIAPLPGEEAPREPWEGALSLIDALSNRLTRPIRHLWVTHAVGAPAPPAVELSGYSPAYVEAQGMFPVADLPAGTCDVVEGMAFSRDDTLSLQHILTSSSAHYPRGELTLDTVTWDAARLRDAHARLNDRGGTQLTALARDDDGRAVGLCEVVHYDSDAEEVCELGLVYVLPEHRRQGHGMDMLCSALAAAREKWPKVETCYCSYPAGDEAAETVARALGVDVVSGSTGWQRIPQ, translated from the coding sequence GTGCTCTCTCCGCTTATCGCCGCCAGCGACGAGGCGGTCGCGGCGTATGCGTTCTCGGCGACGCTGGCCGTGCAGGACATCACGGGCCTTGCCGCCTCCGGGGTGACGGCGTCGCACGTGGCCAAGCGCCTGGAGGGCTCGGCCGAGTCGAGCTCGTACCTCTTCGCGCTCGCGGGCCGCCACGCCCCGCGCCCGCTAGGTCCGCTCGGCTATCCCGTGCTCACGCAGGAGGATCTCTACGACGTCCACGCCTGGGTGTTCGTCTCCCTGCCGCTACTCGAAGACACCGGTGTCATCGAGGCCAACGTCACCCTGGACGCCGCAATCGCGCCGCTGCCCGGCGAGGAGGCCCCGCGCGAGCCCTGGGAAGGAGCTCTTTCGCTTATCGACGCCTTATCCAACCGCCTCACCCGCCCCATCCGCCACCTCTGGGTCACCCACGCGGTCGGCGCCCCCGCCCCACCAGCGGTCGAGCTCTCCGGCTACTCCCCCGCCTACGTCGAGGCCCAGGGCATGTTCCCCGTAGCAGACCTCCCCGCCGGCACCTGCGACGTGGTTGAGGGCATGGCGTTCTCGCGTGACGACACCCTCTCCCTCCAGCACATCCTCACCTCGTCTTCTGCCCACTACCCCCGCGGCGAGCTCACCCTCGACACCGTGACCTGGGACGCCGCACGACTGCGCGACGCCCACGCCCGGCTGAACGACCGCGGCGGCACCCAACTCACCGCGCTAGCCCGGGATGACGATGGCCGCGCGGTCGGTTTGTGCGAGGTGGTCCACTACGATTCCGACGCCGAGGAGGTCTGCGAGCTCGGGCTGGTCTACGTACTGCCGGAGCACCGGCGCCAAGGCCACGGGATGGATATGCTGTGCTCGGCGCTCGCGGCAGCCCGGGAAAAGTGGCCGAAGGTGGAGACCTGTTATTGCTCCTATCCTGCCGGCGATGAGGCGGCGGAGACCGTGGCCCGTGCGCTGGGGGTTGATGTGGTGTCGGGGTCGACGGGGTGGCAGCGGATCCCGCAATAA
- a CDS encoding DEAD/DEAH box helicase, with product MSSFAQVMDQLRENQPAGKYGSAFEKLMVNFFRFDPVMANEYDEVCRWVDWRYNGGNADTGIDLVARRREDGRWAAIQCKFYKESTYLQKSHLDSFFEASGHSFSTENGPESFANRIVISTTDKWSANAEKALENQVIPTSRIGLADISQSPIDWDVAFPGSEIQVNLSRKETFSPRPHQQTAIEKAIEGFETSDRGKLIMACGTGKTFTALRLAEQVAENNGGKACVLFLVPSISLLSQTLKEWTAQARLDLRSVAVCSDSKVSKKAEDIASYDLEVPVSTNGAEIASRMSSGKRSSGLHVIFSTYQSLPAIHDAQASGLDEFDIVICDEAHRTTGVTLAGEEASNFTKVHDADYIRADKRLYMTATPRLFDDAVKGKAAEHSAEVASMDDEAIFGPEFHRLGFGEAVEAGLLTDYKVLVMTVDEDIAADTLARGDQEINLSLASAMIGAWNGLAKRSGKEQGTKSGFEHGADPMRRSVAFAKDIKTSKQIAETYPALIANYQQSLREASAVGDISELNLELDVEAQHVDGSMNALARNNRISWLESSFTGTETRVLTNARCLSEGVDVPALDSVIFFNPRNSMVDVVQSVGRVMRKSEGKDYGYIILPVAVPPGKSPSEALNDNTRFKVVWQILNALRAHDDRFNAVVNAVSLNEGKPDALPIDVVHVDDPSKKLDENSGDRTDPPAEREDELSSQTLALFSLEQWQEAMYVKIVDKVGTRTYWEDWADDVAEIAQAQITRINAILTNANPTLRREFDAFVDGLRNNLNDSITPESAVEMLSQHLITAPVFNALFAEYDFAAHNPVSKVMQRMIDAMANNHLDAETEKLDKFYESVRLRAAAVTSASGKQQVIKELYERFFRKAFKKQAEALGIVYTPVEIVDFILRAANDASLEHFGRGLSDEGVTILDPFAGTSTFMVRLLQSGLIKPEDMARKYASELFATEIMLLAYYVSAVNIETTYNALQAEEALRRGEPEPDYVPFSGIALADTFQIHEDGDIPDLNIFRENNASIERQKKARINVVIGNPPYSAGQTSANDLNANLKYPSLDKRIAETYAALSTATNKNSLYDSYLRAFRWATDRIGDQGIVAFVSNGGWIDGNTGDGVRLSMENDFTDMYVFNLRGNQRTAGEQSRKEGGKVFGAGSRSTIAITVGIKDPQRSGFALHYRDIGDYLSAEEKLEIVSRSTLENIEWQSIEPNDSGDWLNQRSEDFGTWPVVGEKKGSAMKFFEAFSAGLQTNRDAWTYSYSSMKLDDQIKVLRKSYVNALSAIGNDEKANDFLKANPQYADPRSSKWSSSLEADLGRGKPVSTEGTITTSLYRPFNAQKVFYDRQFNHRQYQLPSMFPTPNHRNIGVGVCAASHRTPFSVLGLDILPNLGLFMDPVQFFPRFTWAPIDADGGLFGERSVVTKAPELSEYGEISEVVDGYVRVDNVTDEIKMIYREALGSDITGDDIFHFVYGKLHDPAYRGAYAADLKKMLPHIETPATREEFDKFAAAGRELMKLHVGYEDVEPWPVTITVKGDETDRETWRVTKMAWAKTVDPETGKKINDVTTLRYNSYVTVSDIPAEAGEYMLGSRSALGWIVDRYQVKKDKASGIVNDPNDWGDEVGNPHYIVDLIAKVTRVAVETVRIVEGLRDGKA from the coding sequence ATGTCTTCGTTCGCTCAGGTCATGGATCAGCTGCGGGAGAACCAACCCGCGGGCAAGTACGGTTCCGCATTCGAGAAGCTCATGGTGAACTTCTTCCGTTTCGATCCGGTCATGGCCAACGAGTACGACGAGGTTTGCCGCTGGGTGGATTGGCGCTACAACGGAGGCAACGCGGACACCGGCATCGATCTGGTAGCCCGTCGGCGTGAGGACGGTCGCTGGGCGGCCATTCAGTGCAAGTTCTACAAGGAATCCACTTACCTGCAGAAGAGCCACCTGGACTCCTTCTTCGAGGCCTCCGGCCACAGTTTCTCCACTGAGAATGGCCCGGAATCCTTCGCCAACCGCATCGTCATCTCCACCACTGACAAGTGGTCCGCCAACGCCGAGAAGGCTTTAGAGAATCAGGTCATCCCGACTAGCCGCATCGGTTTGGCCGATATCTCCCAATCCCCCATCGACTGGGACGTCGCCTTTCCTGGCTCAGAAATTCAGGTTAACCTCTCCCGCAAGGAGACCTTTTCGCCGCGTCCTCATCAGCAGACGGCGATTGAGAAAGCCATCGAGGGGTTTGAAACCTCAGACCGTGGCAAGCTGATCATGGCGTGCGGCACCGGCAAGACCTTCACCGCGTTGCGCCTGGCCGAGCAGGTTGCTGAGAACAATGGTGGCAAGGCGTGCGTGCTCTTTCTCGTGCCATCGATTTCTTTGCTCTCGCAGACGCTGAAGGAATGGACGGCGCAGGCACGCCTGGACCTGCGCTCTGTTGCGGTGTGCTCGGATTCGAAGGTGTCAAAGAAAGCCGAGGACATCGCCTCCTACGACCTTGAAGTCCCCGTCTCCACCAACGGTGCCGAGATTGCATCCCGGATGAGCTCCGGCAAGCGCAGCAGCGGTTTGCACGTCATTTTCTCCACGTATCAGTCGCTGCCTGCGATTCATGACGCCCAGGCAAGCGGCCTCGACGAATTCGACATCGTCATCTGCGATGAAGCGCACCGCACCACCGGTGTGACCCTCGCCGGCGAGGAGGCCTCGAACTTCACCAAGGTGCACGACGCCGACTACATCAGGGCTGACAAGCGGCTGTACATGACCGCCACTCCGCGGCTTTTCGACGACGCCGTCAAGGGCAAGGCCGCCGAGCACTCCGCCGAGGTCGCATCCATGGACGACGAGGCAATCTTCGGGCCGGAGTTCCACCGCCTCGGCTTTGGCGAAGCGGTGGAGGCGGGCCTTCTCACCGACTACAAGGTGCTGGTTATGACGGTGGATGAGGACATCGCGGCGGACACCCTCGCCCGGGGCGATCAGGAGATTAACCTTTCGCTCGCCTCTGCCATGATCGGCGCGTGGAACGGCCTTGCCAAGCGTTCCGGCAAGGAGCAGGGAACCAAGTCGGGCTTCGAGCACGGTGCTGATCCCATGCGCCGCTCGGTAGCCTTTGCTAAGGACATCAAGACCTCAAAACAGATCGCCGAGACCTACCCGGCGCTGATTGCAAACTACCAGCAGTCGTTGCGCGAGGCATCGGCGGTAGGCGATATCTCGGAGCTCAACCTTGAGCTCGATGTGGAAGCGCAGCATGTCGACGGCTCCATGAACGCCCTGGCCCGCAACAACCGCATTTCCTGGTTGGAGTCCTCCTTCACCGGTACCGAAACCCGCGTGCTCACCAACGCCCGCTGCCTCTCAGAAGGTGTGGACGTCCCCGCGCTCGACTCCGTCATCTTCTTCAACCCCCGCAATTCCATGGTCGACGTCGTCCAGTCCGTCGGCCGCGTGATGCGCAAGTCGGAAGGCAAGGACTACGGCTACATCATCCTGCCGGTGGCCGTGCCCCCGGGGAAGTCCCCGTCGGAGGCGCTCAACGACAACACGCGGTTCAAGGTAGTCTGGCAGATCCTCAACGCGCTGCGCGCCCACGACGACCGCTTCAACGCCGTGGTTAATGCAGTCTCGCTCAACGAGGGCAAGCCCGACGCCCTACCCATCGATGTCGTACACGTCGACGACCCCTCCAAGAAGCTCGACGAAAACTCTGGCGACCGCACCGACCCGCCGGCAGAGCGGGAAGATGAACTTTCCTCCCAAACCCTCGCCCTGTTCTCCCTGGAGCAGTGGCAGGAAGCAATGTACGTCAAGATTGTGGACAAGGTCGGCACCCGCACATACTGGGAGGACTGGGCCGACGACGTCGCGGAGATCGCCCAGGCCCAGATCACGCGCATCAACGCAATCCTGACCAACGCCAACCCGACGCTGCGCCGAGAGTTCGACGCGTTTGTTGATGGCCTGCGCAACAACCTCAACGACTCGATCACACCCGAATCGGCCGTGGAGATGCTCTCCCAGCACCTGATCACCGCCCCGGTGTTCAACGCGCTGTTTGCGGAATACGACTTCGCCGCCCATAACCCCGTCTCGAAAGTCATGCAACGCATGATCGACGCGATGGCGAACAACCACCTCGACGCGGAGACGGAGAAGCTGGACAAGTTCTACGAGTCGGTGCGACTGCGCGCCGCCGCGGTGACTTCGGCCTCCGGCAAGCAGCAGGTGATCAAGGAACTCTACGAACGCTTCTTCCGCAAGGCATTCAAGAAGCAGGCCGAGGCACTTGGCATCGTCTACACCCCCGTGGAAATCGTGGACTTCATCCTGCGCGCGGCGAATGACGCCTCACTTGAGCACTTTGGCCGCGGGCTTAGCGACGAAGGCGTGACCATCCTCGACCCCTTCGCCGGAACCTCGACGTTCATGGTCAGGCTGCTGCAGTCGGGGCTCATCAAACCGGAGGACATGGCGCGGAAGTACGCGAGTGAGCTTTTCGCCACCGAGATCATGCTGCTGGCCTACTACGTCTCCGCGGTCAACATCGAGACTACCTATAACGCCCTGCAAGCAGAGGAAGCGCTGCGCCGTGGCGAGCCCGAGCCCGACTACGTGCCGTTTAGTGGCATAGCCCTCGCGGATACCTTCCAGATCCACGAGGACGGCGACATCCCGGACCTGAACATTTTCCGGGAGAACAACGCCTCGATCGAGCGGCAGAAGAAGGCGCGGATCAACGTGGTCATCGGCAACCCACCGTATTCCGCTGGTCAGACTAGCGCCAACGACCTCAACGCCAACCTGAAGTACCCCAGCTTGGACAAGCGCATCGCTGAAACGTATGCGGCCCTGTCCACCGCAACGAATAAGAACTCGCTGTACGACTCCTACCTGCGCGCCTTCCGCTGGGCCACGGACCGGATCGGTGACCAGGGAATCGTTGCATTTGTCTCCAACGGCGGCTGGATTGACGGCAACACCGGTGACGGCGTTCGCTTGTCGATGGAGAACGACTTCACCGACATGTACGTGTTCAATCTCCGGGGCAACCAGCGCACTGCTGGTGAGCAGTCACGCAAAGAAGGCGGCAAGGTGTTCGGAGCGGGCTCACGCAGCACCATTGCCATCACCGTCGGCATCAAAGACCCGCAGCGTTCCGGGTTCGCTCTGCACTACCGCGACATCGGCGACTACCTCAGCGCCGAGGAAAAGCTCGAAATCGTCAGCCGAAGCACCCTGGAAAACATCGAATGGCAGTCGATTGAGCCGAACGATTCCGGCGACTGGTTGAACCAACGCAGCGAAGACTTCGGCACATGGCCTGTGGTCGGCGAAAAGAAGGGCTCAGCAATGAAGTTTTTTGAGGCTTTCTCCGCTGGTCTTCAGACTAACCGTGATGCGTGGACCTACTCCTATTCCTCAATGAAGCTGGACGACCAAATCAAGGTTCTTCGAAAGTCCTACGTAAATGCGCTCAGCGCAATCGGTAATGATGAGAAAGCAAATGATTTCTTGAAAGCCAATCCGCAATATGCTGATCCGCGCAGTAGCAAGTGGTCATCTAGCCTGGAGGCTGACCTCGGGCGGGGAAAGCCCGTCTCAACTGAAGGCACGATAACGACTTCGCTTTATCGCCCATTCAATGCCCAGAAAGTGTTTTATGATAGGCAGTTCAACCACCGCCAGTATCAGCTCCCATCAATGTTCCCAACTCCGAACCATAGGAACATTGGCGTAGGAGTCTGTGCGGCTTCTCATCGAACCCCGTTCTCAGTCCTTGGACTTGACATTCTTCCAAATCTGGGTTTGTTCATGGACCCCGTACAATTCTTCCCCCGCTTCACCTGGGCACCTATCGACGCTGATGGGGGTCTGTTCGGTGAAAGGAGCGTCGTCACGAAGGCCCCTGAGCTGAGCGAGTACGGCGAGATCAGCGAGGTCGTCGATGGATACGTACGTGTGGACAACGTCACCGACGAGATCAAGATGATCTACCGCGAAGCCCTGGGATCCGACATCACCGGGGATGACATCTTCCACTTTGTCTACGGCAAGCTCCACGACCCCGCCTACCGGGGGGCGTATGCGGCAGACCTGAAGAAAATGCTCCCCCACATCGAGACGCCTGCCACGCGCGAGGAGTTCGACAAGTTCGCCGCCGCCGGCCGCGAACTCATGAAGCTGCACGTGGGGTACGAGGATGTTGAGCCGTGGCCAGTCACGATCACTGTCAAGGGAGATGAGACGGACCGCGAGACGTGGCGAGTAACCAAAATGGCGTGGGCGAAAACCGTCGACCCGGAAACGGGCAAGAAAATTAACGACGTGACCACACTGAGGTACAACTCTTACGTCACCGTCTCGGACATCCCTGCCGAGGCCGGGGAGTACATGCTCGGGTCGCGCAGTGCGCTGGGCTGGATTGTGGACCGGTATCAGGTCAAGAAGGACAAGGCTTCCGGAATTGTCAACGACCCGAACGATTGGGGTGACGAAGTCGGCAACCCACACTATATTGTGGACTTGATCGCGAAGGTGACGCGGGTCGCTGTGGAGACTGTTCGTATCGTGGAAGGACTGCGTGATGGAAAGGCTTGA
- the dapF gene encoding diaminopimelate epimerase, with protein sequence MNIEFLKAHGTENDFVVIVDPEDSLSLSEAQVAALCDRRAGIGGDGLLRVVERDGRWFMDYRNADGSIAEMCGNGVRVFAHVLVAEGLVTEREFDVDTRAGLKHIEVLEADSFGARVRVGMGSVEVTGVSTARMGSFAFAGLGVDVGNPHLAAVVPGLSAEELSSMRFEQPAFDHDFFPDGVNVEVLTELAEGQVHMRVWERGVGETRSCGTGTVAAARAALADAGIENGTVTVNVPGGAIEVELADGEALMTGPSRIVARGTVTLPV encoded by the coding sequence GTGAATATCGAGTTTCTCAAAGCACACGGCACCGAGAACGACTTCGTGGTCATCGTCGACCCCGAGGACTCCCTGTCGCTCAGTGAGGCCCAGGTCGCTGCGCTGTGCGACCGCCGCGCGGGCATCGGCGGCGACGGCCTGCTGCGCGTGGTCGAGCGCGACGGGCGCTGGTTCATGGACTACCGCAACGCCGACGGCTCGATCGCGGAGATGTGCGGCAATGGGGTGCGCGTCTTCGCCCACGTCCTCGTGGCCGAGGGGTTGGTCACCGAGCGCGAATTCGACGTGGACACACGGGCAGGGCTCAAGCACATCGAGGTACTCGAGGCCGACTCCTTCGGGGCGCGCGTGCGCGTTGGCATGGGGTCGGTCGAGGTCACCGGCGTATCCACCGCGCGGATGGGGTCCTTTGCCTTCGCCGGGCTCGGCGTGGACGTGGGCAACCCGCACCTGGCGGCCGTCGTTCCCGGCCTCTCCGCGGAGGAGCTTTCCTCGATGCGTTTTGAACAGCCCGCCTTTGACCACGACTTCTTTCCCGACGGCGTCAACGTTGAGGTGCTCACCGAGCTCGCTGAGGGTCAGGTGCACATGCGCGTGTGGGAGCGCGGCGTCGGAGAGACACGTTCCTGCGGCACCGGTACCGTCGCTGCGGCGCGCGCCGCGCTTGCGGACGCCGGGATCGAGAACGGCACCGTCACCGTCAACGTTCCCGGCGGCGCCATCGAGGTGGAGCTTGCCGACGGCGAGGCGCTCATGACTGGGCCATCGCGCATTGTCGCCCGGGGGACTGTGACGCTTCCGGTCTAG
- a CDS encoding DUF349 domain-containing protein gives MTQNSTPAPGPRIPTPGALAKRKAAPAPATPKPTPTKADPSTFGRIAEDGTVYLTFKGTERAIANWQAGTPEEGLAHYGQRFDDLVTEVALLETRLSTHPEDADSLKTQAQNIKDTLDEQAVIGDLDAVDKRLDAIIDNSTKAREAANEAKQRKREEAIARKEALAAEAEDLAENSTQWKAAGDRIREILEEWRTIRGIDRKTDDELWKRYSRARDGFNRRRGAHFAELDRGRAAAKKAKEDLVARAEALKDSTEWNETARAYRDLMDEWKAAGRAPRDVDDKLWAQFRAAQDHFFNARDAVNAERDREFEANAAAKDALIAEYDSQIDPAKGLGAAKSKLRELQDKWEEIGFVPRGQVREYEDKIAALEKRVADAEESRWRAHDPAAQKKVNQFQAKADDLTKQAEEAAAKGNEKKAEQLREQAAQWQEFADVAAKAVSGS, from the coding sequence ATGACGCAGAACTCCACCCCGGCACCGGGCCCCCGTATCCCCACCCCGGGCGCTCTTGCCAAGAGGAAGGCCGCGCCCGCCCCGGCGACGCCGAAGCCGACACCGACGAAGGCGGACCCGTCGACGTTCGGCCGCATCGCCGAGGACGGCACCGTCTACCTCACCTTTAAGGGCACCGAGCGCGCCATCGCCAACTGGCAGGCCGGCACCCCAGAGGAGGGCCTCGCCCACTACGGCCAGCGCTTCGACGACCTGGTCACCGAGGTCGCGCTGCTGGAAACCCGCCTGTCGACCCACCCGGAGGACGCCGACTCCCTGAAAACGCAGGCCCAGAACATCAAGGACACCCTCGACGAGCAGGCCGTGATCGGCGACCTGGATGCCGTGGACAAGCGACTCGACGCCATCATCGACAACTCCACCAAGGCCCGCGAGGCCGCCAACGAGGCGAAGCAGCGCAAGCGTGAAGAAGCGATCGCGCGCAAGGAGGCGCTCGCCGCGGAAGCCGAGGACCTGGCGGAGAACTCGACCCAGTGGAAGGCCGCGGGTGATCGCATCCGCGAGATCTTGGAGGAGTGGCGCACCATCCGCGGCATCGATCGCAAGACGGATGACGAGCTGTGGAAGCGCTACTCCCGCGCACGCGACGGTTTCAACCGTCGCCGGGGCGCGCACTTCGCCGAGCTGGACCGCGGCCGGGCCGCGGCGAAGAAGGCGAAGGAGGATCTTGTCGCCCGCGCAGAGGCGTTGAAGGACTCCACCGAGTGGAACGAGACCGCGCGGGCCTACCGCGATTTGATGGACGAGTGGAAGGCTGCCGGCCGCGCCCCGCGCGACGTGGACGACAAGCTGTGGGCACAGTTCCGCGCCGCCCAGGACCACTTCTTTAACGCCCGAGATGCCGTCAACGCCGAGCGCGACCGCGAATTCGAGGCCAACGCCGCGGCGAAGGACGCGCTGATTGCGGAGTACGACTCCCAGATTGATCCGGCCAAGGGTCTGGGCGCGGCGAAGTCGAAGCTGCGCGAGCTGCAGGATAAGTGGGAGGAGATCGGGTTCGTCCCGCGCGGCCAGGTGCGCGAGTACGAGGATAAGATCGCCGCGCTGGAAAAGCGCGTGGCGGATGCCGAGGAGTCGCGTTGGCGCGCCCACGACCCTGCGGCGCAGAAGAAGGTCAACCAGTTCCAGGCCAAGGCGGACGACCTGACCAAGCAGGCCGAGGAGGCCGCGGCGAAGGGCAACGAGAAAAAGGCGGAGCAGCTGCGCGAGCAGGCCGCGCAGTGGCAGGAGTTCGCGGACGTGGCGGCCAAGGCGGTCAGCGGCAGCTAG